From the genome of Candidatus Omnitrophota bacterium, one region includes:
- the glgA gene encoding glycogen synthase GlgA — MKIAVCASEVVPFAKTGGLADVAGALPIALEEAQQEVVIITPFYKITREGKFNLKKIKDGLWCSVIGKNVKVYFLENDLYFNRDALYMDKTGDYKDNLERFSFYSKKALELLKEIDFRPDIIHVHDWQACLAAVYLKTIYRDDPFYKSTSSVLTIHNIGYQGLFAKDEYPKLGLDWGYFNIEQLEYYDKINLLKGGIEFADKVNTVSRTYSQEIQTKEFGFGLEGVLTKRKDSLFGIVNGLDYQIWDPAKDKALAKKFSIANLTGKADCKNDLQKACGFPVNKDTPLFGIVSRLAGQKGFDILAQGIENICKMGLQLVILGTGEEKYHKLLLDMAKKYPKVISLNLKFDDVLAHKIYAGSDLFLMPSRYEPCGLGQLISLKYGTIPVVFKTGGLADTVNSKNGFVFDIYSKDALLSTVSCAIKAFNNKKSWSALVKKAMSEDFSWEQSAGEYIKLYKTAKKKN, encoded by the coding sequence ATGAAGATAGCTGTATGCGCTTCAGAAGTTGTGCCTTTTGCTAAAACAGGCGGGTTAGCGGATGTTGCCGGAGCATTGCCAATTGCCCTTGAAGAAGCCCAGCAGGAAGTTGTAATTATTACGCCTTTTTATAAGATCACCCGCGAGGGCAAGTTTAATTTAAAGAAAATAAAAGACGGCCTCTGGTGTTCGGTAATCGGCAAGAATGTTAAGGTTTATTTCCTGGAAAACGACCTTTATTTTAACCGCGACGCCTTATATATGGATAAAACTGGCGATTACAAAGATAATCTTGAACGTTTTAGTTTTTATTCCAAGAAAGCGCTTGAGCTATTGAAAGAAATTGATTTTCGCCCTGATATAATCCATGTGCATGATTGGCAGGCATGTCTGGCAGCTGTTTACCTAAAGACGATTTACCGTGATGATCCGTTTTATAAATCCACATCAAGTGTTTTAACCATTCATAATATCGGATACCAGGGCCTTTTCGCCAAAGATGAATATCCAAAGTTAGGACTGGACTGGGGGTATTTTAATATTGAGCAGCTGGAATACTACGATAAAATAAACCTTTTAAAAGGCGGGATAGAATTCGCCGATAAGGTCAATACCGTAAGCCGCACCTACAGCCAGGAAATACAGACCAAGGAATTTGGTTTTGGATTAGAAGGAGTTTTGACGAAAAGAAAGGATTCGCTTTTCGGGATAGTCAATGGCTTGGATTATCAGATTTGGGATCCGGCAAAAGATAAAGCCTTGGCAAAGAAATTCAGTATTGCTAATCTAACAGGGAAAGCGGATTGTAAAAATGATCTGCAAAAGGCCTGCGGTTTCCCGGTTAATAAAGATACGCCGCTTTTTGGCATTGTTTCGCGCTTAGCCGGGCAAAAAGGTTTTGATATTTTAGCCCAAGGCATTGAGAATATCTGCAAGATGGGCCTGCAGCTTGTGATCCTGGGCACCGGAGAGGAAAAATATCATAAGTTACTTTTGGACATGGCAAAGAAATACCCAAAGGTAATTTCTTTGAACCTTAAATTTGATGATGTCTTAGCCCATAAGATTTATGCCGGCTCGGATCTATTTTTGATGCCTTCGCGTTATGAGCCATGCGGCTTAGGGCAGTTGATTAGTTTAAAATACGGCACTATCCCGGTAGTTTTTAAGACCGGCGGTTTGGCCGATACCGTAAACAGCAAGAATGGTTTTGTTTTTGATATTTATTCAAAAGACGCGCTTCTTTCAACTGTGTCTTGCGCTATAAAAGCGTTTAACAATAAGAAATCATGGAGCGCTTTGGTTAAAAAGGCGATGAGTGAAGATTTTTCCTGGGAGCAGTCAGCCGGGGAATATATTAAATTATATAAAACCGCCAAGAAGAAAAATTAG
- the coaE gene encoding dephospho-CoA kinase (Dephospho-CoA kinase (CoaE) performs the final step in coenzyme A biosynthesis.), which translates to MGFGDKKIIAVVGCFGSGKTTVAKLLAGRPLELVNADKIAHQALKDPVIKKLLLKEFGTFARKELSEIVFTNKKRTEALNRITHPWIIGAVKKKIKKARSKTVILDAPLLIEAGLSRLADKIIFVKASKDKIFLRLKKRDGLNKAQIGSRNKMQLAPKTKMRFADLIIDNNATLKKTKQQVMQIRRSLWRS; encoded by the coding sequence ATGGGTTTTGGGGATAAGAAAATAATAGCAGTGGTGGGGTGTTTTGGAAGCGGAAAGACCACCGTAGCCAAGCTTTTGGCTGGAAGGCCGCTGGAATTAGTTAACGCGGATAAAATCGCGCACCAGGCCTTAAAAGATCCGGTTATAAAGAAGCTCTTGTTAAAAGAATTTGGCACATTTGCCCGTAAAGAATTGTCCGAGATTGTTTTTACAAATAAGAAAAGAACAGAGGCCTTAAACCGCATCACCCATCCTTGGATAATTGGCGCGGTAAAGAAAAAAATCAAAAAGGCAAGATCCAAGACGGTTATTTTAGACGCGCCGCTACTTATTGAGGCGGGATTATCAAGATTGGCAGATAAAATAATCTTTGTCAAAGCCTCCAAGGATAAAATATTTCTGCGGCTTAAGAAAAGAGATGGATTAAATAAGGCCCAGATAGGATCAAGGAATAAAATGCAGCTTGCGCCGAAAACAAAAATGCGCTTTGCTGATTTGATTATAGATAATAACGCGACATTAAAGAAAACAAAGCAACAAGTTATGCAAATAAGGAGGAGTTTGTGGAGAAGTTAG
- the rho gene encoding transcription termination factor Rho, translating to MKIPELNKLAKELNVNGFGSLRKQELIFKILQGQAEKEGLMFGEGTLEILPEGFGFLRSSNYNYLPCPDDIYISPSQIRKFDLRTGDTVSGEIRPPKEGEKYFALLKVEAVNFENPEVAKDKTLFDNLTPVYPQERFNLETAPSEVSMRIMDLLTPIGKGQRGLIVAQPYSGKTVLLQKIANAITGNNPDVALIVLLIDERPEEVTDMQRHVKGEVISSTFDEPPERHVQVAEIVLEKAKRLVEHKKDVVILLDSITRLARAYNSVVPHSGKVLSGGIDSNALQKPKRFFGAARAIEEGGSLTIIATALVDTGSRMDEVIFEEFKGTGNMEIQLDRNLFQRRIYPAIDIKRSNTRHEELLLKPEVLQRAWILRKVLNELNNVEAMELLIGKLSKTKNNEEFLNSMNQ from the coding sequence ATGAAAATACCGGAGCTTAACAAATTAGCCAAAGAGCTTAATGTTAACGGTTTCGGCAGTTTAAGAAAACAGGAATTGATCTTTAAGATCCTGCAGGGCCAGGCGGAAAAAGAGGGCTTGATGTTCGGGGAAGGCACCTTGGAAATACTGCCCGAAGGTTTTGGTTTCTTAAGATCGTCTAACTATAATTATCTGCCCTGTCCCGACGATATTTATATATCTCCCTCGCAGATAAGGAAATTTGATTTAAGGACCGGAGATACGGTAAGTGGTGAAATCCGCCCGCCCAAAGAGGGCGAGAAATATTTTGCCCTTCTTAAAGTAGAGGCGGTGAATTTTGAGAATCCAGAGGTGGCAAAAGACAAGACGCTTTTTGATAACTTAACTCCTGTATACCCGCAAGAACGTTTTAATCTGGAAACTGCCCCCTCTGAAGTATCCATGCGCATTATGGACCTGTTGACTCCTATTGGCAAGGGGCAGCGCGGCTTAATTGTCGCCCAGCCATACAGCGGGAAAACAGTGTTACTGCAGAAAATCGCTAATGCTATTACCGGAAATAATCCCGATGTGGCGCTGATTGTCCTTTTGATTGACGAACGCCCGGAAGAAGTCACCGATATGCAGCGGCATGTAAAAGGAGAAGTAATTTCTTCTACCTTTGATGAGCCGCCGGAAAGGCACGTGCAGGTAGCGGAAATTGTTTTGGAAAAGGCCAAGAGGCTGGTGGAGCATAAAAAAGACGTAGTGATCCTTTTGGACAGTATTACCCGTTTGGCCCGCGCCTACAACTCGGTTGTCCCGCACAGCGGCAAGGTTTTATCAGGCGGGATTGATTCTAATGCCTTGCAGAAACCGAAACGCTTCTTTGGAGCCGCGCGCGCAATTGAAGAAGGCGGATCATTGACGATTATCGCAACCGCCCTCGTAGATACCGGCAGCCGCATGGATGAAGTCATCTTTGAAGAATTCAAAGGCACCGGTAACATGGAAATCCAGCTTGACCGTAATTTGTTCCAGCGGCGCATCTATCCGGCGATTGATATTAAGCGTTCAAATACCCGGCACGAGGAGCTTTTATTAAAGCCGGAGGTTTTGCAGAGGGCGTGGATCTTGCGCAAAGTTTTAAATGAATTAAACAATGTTGAGGCAATGGAGCTTTTGATCGGGAAGCTGTCTAAAACAAAGAACAACGAAGAGTTTCTAAACAGTATGAACCAATAA
- the rpmE gene encoding 50S ribosomal protein L31 translates to MKDKIHPKYQDAVIICACGNTIHTRSTKPNIRVEVCSSCHPFFTGKQKFVDSAGRVDKFLKKYSKK, encoded by the coding sequence ATGAAAGACAAAATTCATCCCAAATATCAAGACGCGGTTATTATTTGTGCTTGCGGGAATACTATCCACACCCGTTCCACTAAGCCCAATATCAGAGTAGAGGTTTGCTCAAGCTGCCATCCATTTTTTACCGGCAAGCAGAAATTTGTGGATTCCGCAGGAAGAGTGGATAAGTTTTTGAAGAAATACAGTAAAAAATAA
- the prfA gene encoding peptide chain release factor 1, with amino-acid sequence MFKQLEKADKRYQEIEALLGQNDVANNQSQYQKLAKELASIRPQVELFRQYKQADQEIRDLESELAKQHDKDFIDLVKKELPVLVEKKNMIVQQLEKQLVEEDKDLNRGIIMEIRQGTGGMEAALFAADLYRMYSQYAAQKGWVVELLSSHPTELGGFKEVVFSVQGDHCYKRLRFESGVHRVQRVPETESQGRVHTSTATVAVLVEPEEVDLVIEPKDLKIDTYRSSGPGGQHMQKTDSAVRITHIPTGVVVACQDERSQIKNKAKAMRVLGAKILDMKQQADSKKVADERRSQVGTGDRSEKIRTYNYPDRRVTDHRINLTLYRLEAILNGDLEELSDAIIKASQEKQREAKNE; translated from the coding sequence ATGTTTAAACAGCTGGAAAAAGCGGATAAACGCTATCAGGAAATAGAAGCGCTTCTGGGGCAGAATGATGTTGCCAATAATCAGTCTCAATACCAGAAGCTTGCCAAGGAGCTTGCTTCTATAAGGCCGCAGGTAGAACTGTTCCGTCAATATAAACAGGCAGATCAGGAAATCCGTGATTTGGAAAGCGAACTTGCCAAACAGCACGACAAGGATTTTATTGACCTGGTGAAGAAGGAGCTACCTGTTCTTGTTGAGAAAAAGAATATGATTGTTCAGCAGCTTGAGAAACAGCTTGTTGAAGAAGATAAAGACTTAAACCGCGGCATTATCATGGAAATCCGTCAGGGCACAGGAGGCATGGAAGCGGCGCTTTTTGCCGCTGACCTTTACCGCATGTATTCTCAATACGCTGCTCAAAAAGGATGGGTGGTTGAGCTATTGTCTTCGCATCCCACGGAATTGGGAGGTTTTAAAGAAGTTGTTTTTAGCGTGCAGGGAGACCATTGTTATAAGCGGCTTCGTTTTGAAAGCGGGGTGCACCGAGTGCAGCGGGTTCCGGAGACTGAATCCCAGGGAAGAGTGCATACTTCAACCGCGACGGTGGCGGTTTTAGTTGAACCCGAAGAAGTGGATCTGGTGATTGAGCCTAAGGATCTAAAAATTGACACCTATCGTTCTTCTGGACCGGGCGGACAGCATATGCAAAAAACCGATTCTGCTGTGCGCATTACCCATATTCCTACGGGCGTGGTCGTGGCTTGTCAGGACGAGCGCTCGCAAATCAAGAACAAAGCTAAAGCTATGCGCGTGTTAGGGGCAAAAATTCTGGATATGAAACAGCAGGCGGATAGCAAGAAAGTAGCTGACGAGAGGCGTTCGCAAGTAGGCACAGGCGACAGAAGCGAGAAAATCCGCACCTATAATTATCCGGACCGCCGGGTCACAGATCATAGGATTAATTTGACTCTTTACCGGCTTGAGGCGATCTTAAATGGGGACCTTGAAGAATTATCCGACGCAATAATCAAGGCATCGCAGGAAAAGCAAAGAGAAGCTAAAAATGAATGA
- the prmC gene encoding peptide chain release factor N(5)-glutamine methyltransferase, with protein sequence MNEAEVLFSEITNLSREKLYLNWDKPITAQQAEYLSSVIKRRINGQPIEYILGKTEFMGLEFKVSPDVLIPRPETEILVEETLKLASKNPKILDIGTGSGCIAVSLAKMLPLAKISAVDISPVCLKQASENAKMHNVEIDFIESDIFSCLSCESGKYDIIVSNPPYIRTGDIKRLEPEVKCQPRLALDGCEDGLYFYKKIIPSAGEFLESGGFLVLEIGFDQLSQIEDIFKKQNKLKIVKKVKDYQQYNRFVIAQG encoded by the coding sequence ATGAATGAGGCAGAAGTTTTATTTTCTGAAATAACCAATCTTTCCAGGGAAAAATTATATCTTAATTGGGACAAGCCGATCACTGCCCAGCAGGCAGAGTATCTTTCTTCTGTCATTAAACGCAGGATAAACGGCCAGCCTATAGAATATATTTTAGGGAAAACCGAATTTATGGGCTTAGAATTTAAGGTTTCACCCGATGTTTTGATCCCGCGTCCAGAAACCGAAATTTTAGTTGAAGAAACTTTGAAGCTTGCCTCAAAGAATCCAAAGATCCTTGATATTGGCACCGGCTCCGGATGTATCGCAGTATCTTTAGCGAAAATGTTGCCGTTGGCTAAGATTTCCGCGGTAGATATTTCGCCTGTCTGCTTGAAACAAGCAAGTGAAAACGCTAAGATGCATAATGTAGAAATTGATTTTATAGAAAGCGATATTTTTTCCTGTTTATCTTGCGAATCTGGTAAATATGATATAATTGTGAGTAATCCCCCGTATATAAGAACAGGCGATATTAAGCGTTTAGAGCCGGAAGTAAAATGCCAGCCGAGATTAGCTTTAGACGGCTGTGAAGACGGGCTTTATTTCTATAAGAAGATTATTCCTTCTGCCGGCGAATTCTTAGAAAGCGGAGGTTTTCTTGTCTTGGAGATCGGGTTTGATCAGTTATCCCAAATAGAGGATATTTTTAAGAAGCAAAATAAACTTAAAATAGTAAAAAAAGTCAAGGATTACCAGCAGTATAACCGCTTCGTCATAGCGCAAGGATAA
- the murA gene encoding UDP-N-acetylglucosamine 1-carboxyvinyltransferase, which produces MDKVTIEGGVRLTGEVTVSGAKNSSLPILAATLLTDDACIIRSVPDLRDTNTMFKILRALGKNVEYEKGTAIISQAKSTSYIADYKLVSTMRASFCVLGPLVGKLKKAKVSLPGGCIIGVRPVDLHIKGLKSLNAEITIESGYVIANAPRLKGAHVYLGGVYGSSVLATDNVMMAACLAQGKTIIECAACEPEVSDLAEFLIKMGAKIKGHGTPTIEIEGVKHLHGAEHKVIPDRIEAGTFILASLITRGDIKIHNVIPSHLGALIDKLQESGAGISAHNNSLRVSCRKKLKPMNITTLPHPGFPTDMQAQMMSLMSVIPGISVVTEKIYPDRFMHVAELNRMGAQIQREGPYAIISGVKKLSGAPVMASDLRASACLVLAGLVASGKTSVSRIYHLERGYEKMEAKLQSLGARISRERE; this is translated from the coding sequence ATGGATAAAGTAACAATTGAGGGCGGAGTTAGATTAACCGGAGAAGTTACTGTATCGGGGGCCAAGAATTCAAGCCTGCCGATATTAGCTGCCACACTATTAACTGACGATGCCTGTATCATAAGAAGCGTTCCGGACCTGCGTGACACAAATACCATGTTTAAGATCTTGCGCGCTTTAGGCAAGAACGTGGAGTATGAAAAAGGGACAGCGATTATTTCCCAGGCCAAATCCACCAGCTACATTGCCGATTACAAACTTGTTTCAACCATGCGCGCGTCTTTTTGTGTTTTGGGGCCTTTGGTCGGTAAATTAAAAAAAGCCAAAGTATCGCTTCCCGGGGGATGTATTATTGGGGTCAGGCCCGTAGACCTGCATATTAAAGGTTTAAAGAGCCTAAACGCGGAAATAACCATTGAATCCGGTTATGTTATAGCTAATGCCCCCAGGCTTAAGGGCGCCCATGTCTATCTGGGCGGAGTTTATGGATCGTCGGTACTTGCCACAGATAATGTGATGATGGCCGCCTGCCTGGCGCAAGGAAAGACCATTATTGAATGCGCTGCCTGCGAGCCGGAAGTATCGGATCTGGCAGAGTTTTTGATCAAGATGGGAGCTAAGATCAAGGGCCACGGCACTCCAACAATTGAAATAGAAGGGGTAAAGCATTTGCATGGGGCTGAACATAAAGTTATTCCCGACAGGATTGAAGCCGGGACATTCATATTGGCCTCGTTAATTACGCGCGGCGATATTAAAATTCATAATGTGATCCCGTCTCATTTGGGAGCGTTGATCGACAAATTGCAGGAATCAGGAGCCGGTATTTCGGCGCACAACAATAGCCTGCGCGTTTCTTGCCGCAAGAAACTAAAACCGATGAATATTACTACCTTGCCTCATCCGGGTTTTCCGACGGACATGCAGGCGCAGATGATGAGCTTGATGTCGGTTATTCCGGGGATAAGCGTAGTTACTGAGAAAATATACCCTGACCGATTTATGCATGTTGCCGAACTTAACCGTATGGGTGCGCAGATCCAGAGAGAGGGCCCCTACGCGATAATCTCCGGAGTGAAAAAACTTTCCGGGGCTCCGGTTATGGCATCGGATTTGCGAGCTAGCGCCTGTTTGGTTTTAGCGGGGCTGGTGGCATCAGGAAAAACTTCTGTATCGCGTATCTATCACCTGGAGCGCGGTTATGAAAAAATGGAGGCTAAGTTGCAGAGTTTAGGGGCCAGAATAAGCCGGGAGAGGGAATAG
- a CDS encoding aminodeoxychorismate/anthranilate synthase component II — protein MILMIDNYDSFTYNLVQYLAELGANVLVYRNDKITLEEINKLKPAKIVISPGPGRPENAGISVEVIRNLAGKIPILGVCLGHQAIAYSYGAKITAAKNLMHGKTSMIYHNGKDIFKKLSNPFEATRYHSLVACKDTMPECLSITAWTKDKEIMGLAHNKYPVFGVQFHPESILTKQGKKLLENFLKI, from the coding sequence ATGATCTTAATGATCGATAATTATGATTCTTTTACCTATAACTTAGTGCAGTATTTAGCAGAGTTGGGGGCCAATGTTTTGGTTTACCGCAATGATAAAATAACTCTTGAAGAGATAAATAAACTAAAGCCCGCGAAGATTGTTATCTCTCCCGGGCCCGGAAGGCCGGAAAATGCCGGAATTTCTGTTGAAGTTATCCGCAATCTCGCCGGGAAGATCCCTATTTTAGGGGTTTGTTTAGGGCATCAGGCAATCGCTTATTCTTATGGCGCTAAAATAACAGCCGCCAAGAATCTTATGCACGGAAAAACTTCCATGATTTATCATAATGGCAAGGATATTTTTAAGAAACTTTCTAATCCGTTTGAGGCAACCCGTTATCATTCCCTTGTTGCCTGTAAAGATACGATGCCCGAATGCTTAAGTATCACAGCTTGGACTAAAGATAAAGAGATCATGGGTTTGGCGCATAATAAATATCCGGTTTTTGGGGTGCAATTCCATCCCGAGTCTATTTTAACCAAGCAGGGCAAGAAACTTTTGGAGAATTTTTTAAAGATATGA
- the trpD gene encoding anthranilate phosphoribosyltransferase — MIDQAIELLKSKKDLDFKQMLEAMRQIMSGQVKTEDIVLFLSSLRDKGETVEELSAAVDVMRSYVCRVKTGDDIILDTCGTGGDASGTFNISTAASIVVSACGVKVAKHGNRSVSSKSGSADVLEALGININISAIDACRCLEQIGIVFLFAPNFHPAMKHAMPARKAIGTKTIFNLMGPLSNPAFARHQIIGVYDKKWLIPVADVLKKLGSVHALVMYSEDGLDEASICGKTFIAELIDGQIKTYQVCAQDFGMPAAKREDILGRDALDNAVIILEILQGKHSPKRDIVVLNAACGLYAANKVSSIKDGVELAKSSIDSGQAMDKFNALKRFH, encoded by the coding sequence ATGATTGATCAGGCGATTGAATTGCTTAAAAGCAAGAAAGATTTGGATTTCAAGCAAATGCTTGAAGCGATGCGCCAGATTATGTCGGGGCAAGTTAAGACAGAAGATATTGTTTTGTTTCTATCAAGTTTGCGCGATAAGGGAGAAACTGTGGAAGAGCTCTCTGCCGCGGTAGATGTGATGCGTTCTTATGTGTGCCGGGTTAAGACCGGCGATGATATTATTTTAGATACCTGCGGCACCGGAGGCGATGCCTCTGGGACTTTTAATATTTCTACCGCGGCATCTATTGTGGTAAGCGCCTGTGGAGTAAAAGTGGCTAAACATGGCAACCGTTCGGTATCCAGCAAATCCGGAAGCGCCGATGTCTTAGAGGCGCTGGGGATAAATATCAATATTTCTGCCATTGATGCCTGCCGTTGTTTGGAACAGATAGGCATTGTTTTTCTTTTTGCCCCTAATTTCCATCCGGCAATGAAACACGCTATGCCGGCAAGAAAAGCTATCGGCACAAAGACGATCTTTAACCTGATGGGGCCTTTAAGTAACCCCGCGTTTGCCCGGCATCAGATAATCGGGGTCTATGATAAAAAGTGGCTTATCCCAGTGGCAGATGTCTTGAAGAAGCTAGGAAGCGTTCATGCCCTGGTTATGTATAGCGAAGACGGGCTTGATGAAGCAAGCATTTGCGGTAAGACTTTTATCGCGGAATTAATAGATGGTCAAATAAAGACATACCAGGTCTGCGCGCAAGATTTTGGGATGCCTGCGGCTAAGAGAGAAGATATCTTAGGCCGCGATGCGCTGGACAACGCGGTTATTATTTTAGAGATATTACAGGGAAAGCATTCGCCTAAGAGGGATATTGTGGTATTAAACGCTGCCTGCGGGCTTTATGCTGCTAATAAAGTATCTTCTATAAAAGATGGCGTAGAGTTGGCTAAAAGCTCAATAGATAGCGGCCAGGCAATGGATAAATTTAACGCTCTTAAGAGGTTTCATTAA